GATCAGCCAGATACGTGGCCGGCCAGCGGGTCGCCTGCGGCTTAACGTGCTCAGTGACGGGGCCAGGCTTCTTATCGCGCGCCACTTGCCCACGTTTTTATACCGCTATCCAGAGGTAGAGGTGGAGATCAGCGTGGATGATCGTATGGTCGACATCGTGGCCGAGGGCTTTGATGCTGGCATCCGTTTCGGTGGCACCGTGCCGGAAGATCTGGTGGCGGTAAAGCTTGGCAATGCGCTGAAGTGGGTCGCGGTGGCGTCACCCACTTATCTCCATCACCGCCCGATGCCTACTACACCTGACGATCTGCGCGCCCATGCCTGCATTCAGATGCGAACCGGCCAGGGCATTATCTATAAATGGGAGTTTGAGCGTGCGGGAGAGCGCCGCGTCATTGAGGTTGCCGGTCAGGTGTGCGTCAGTGAAACCGCCCTTGCCATCGAACTGGCGCTGGCTGGCGCGGGCATTGCCTACTGCCTTGAGGCACGCGTGGCCCACCACCTCCGTGACGGGCAGCTCCGAGTGCTCCTGCCAGACTGGTCGCCAACCGAGCCAGCGATGTACCTCTACTATCCCGGTCACCGCCGTATCCCACAGGGACTGCGTGAATTAATTGATCTGCTTAAAGAGGAAATAGCCAAAGAACCGTTTAATGAAATATGAATGCACTCAAATGTCATTCTCATGAATGCATTTAAGTTAAACATACTTATTATTTGAGGTGCGGCTTGCATCACAAGTAAATTAACCTCTATAGATATATTCCTCTGCTACATAAGCCTACCCAAACATAAGTGCGCATTATCCAGAAGTTAATTGGTTTCCCGTAGATAATTCATTGCGGGCGGTCAGGATGTGTTGCCAGACGGCGA
The Nissabacter sp. SGAir0207 DNA segment above includes these coding regions:
- a CDS encoding LysR family transcriptional regulator; translated protein: MPVQPTARLSRNDLADLNAFRVVERLRSFTKAALELGVTTSALSHAIRNLETRLGVRLLNRTSRTVSPTDAGASLARRLNIGFQEIGEALEEISQIRGRPAGRLRLNVLSDGARLLIARHLPTFLYRYPEVEVEISVDDRMVDIVAEGFDAGIRFGGTVPEDLVAVKLGNALKWVAVASPTYLHHRPMPTTPDDLRAHACIQMRTGQGIIYKWEFERAGERRVIEVAGQVCVSETALAIELALAGAGIAYCLEARVAHHLRDGQLRVLLPDWSPTEPAMYLYYPGHRRIPQGLRELIDLLKEEIAKEPFNEI